The following coding sequences lie in one Arachis hypogaea cultivar Tifrunner chromosome 4, arahy.Tifrunner.gnm2.J5K5, whole genome shotgun sequence genomic window:
- the LOC112797132 gene encoding protein LURP-one-related 10, with amino-acid sequence MNDICATLNHYPTQFNSIISQICATHIIRTSNIVIIMSKSPTSSSSPPSATAIINHQYCVPHEVDLIITKQVTFGGDDNFTVTDINKNVVFTVMGPLATFVMPRKERFLRDARGNTVLRLRKAIGDDIWKAYRGESTEQRDLIFSRRQPPPFQLKANMGVFLANNTTQVCDFKILKQNSFGQSWLVCIGESDNVVAQITHEVFTWFSRKKFMVKVYPNIDYAFIVALTVTLEYHLSHSDLAKFSS; translated from the exons ATGAACGATATTTGTGCCACTCTTAATCATTAtccaactcaattcaattcaattatttCTCAAATTTGTGCCACTCATATTATTAGAACCTCAAACATTGTTATTATCATGTCAAAATcaccaacatcatcatcatctccaCCCTCTGCCACAGCCATAATCAATCATCAGTACTGTGTTCCCCATGAAGTTGATCTTATAATCACGAAGCAGGTAACTTTTGGCGGCGATGATAACTTCACCGTCACAGACATCAACAAGAACGTTGTTTTTACCGTTATGGGTCCTCTTGCTACCTTCGTCATGCCGCGAAAGGAACGTTTCTTGCGCGACGCTCGTGGCAACACCGTCCTCCGTCTTCGCAAGGCG ATAGGTGACGATATTTGGAAAGCATATAGAGGTGAAAGTACGGAACAAAGGGATTTGATTTTCAGTCGGAGACAACCGCCACCCTTCCAGCTAAAAGCCAACATGGGCGTTTTCTTAGCAAATAACACCACACAAGTTTGTGACTTCAAGATTCTCAAACAAAATTCCTTCGGTCAATCTTGGCTTGTTTGCATCGGCGAATCAGACAACGTCGTTGCCCAG ATAACACATGAAGTGTTCACTTGGTTTAGCAGAAAGAAATTCATGGTAAAAGTGTATCCGAACATTGATTATGCATTCATAGTGGCGCTAACTGTGACTCTTGAATACCACCTCAGCCATAGCGACTTGGCAAAGTTCTCAAGCTAA